From the genome of Dickeya aquatica, one region includes:
- the uvrA gene encoding excinuclease ABC subunit UvrA translates to MDKIEIRGARTHNLKNINLVIPRDKLIVVTGLSGSGKSSLAFDTLYAEGQRRYVESLSAYARQFLSLMEKPDVDHIEGLSPAISIEQKSTSHNPRSTVGTITEIHDYLRLLFARVGEPRCPQHDIPLDAQTVSQMVDNVLAQPEGKRLMLLAPIVKDRKGEHTKTLENLATQGYIRARIDGEVCDLSDPPKLELQKKHTIDVVVDRFKVREDLAQRLAESFETALELSGGSVVVADMDDPHAPELLFSANFACPVCGYSMHELEPRLFSFNNPAGACPSCDGLGVQQFFDPARVVQNGELSLAGGAIRGWDRRNFYYFQMLRSLAEHYEFDVEAPFDSLGASIQKVILYGSGKENIEFKYINDRGDTSVRRHPFEGVLNNMERRYKETESTAVREELAKFISNRPCASCHGTRLREEARHVYVEQTTLPQIADMSIGHALTFFENIKLSGQRAKIAEKVLKEIGDRLRFLVNVGLNYLSLSRSAETLSGGEAQRIRLASQIGAGLVGVMYVLDEPSIGLHQRDNERLLETLIHLRNLGNTVIVVEHDEDAIRAADHIIDIGPGAGVHGGQVIAEGTAAQIMATPESLTGQFLSGARKIEIPAQRVQGDPSKVLKLIGARGNNLKDVTLTLPVGLFTCITGVSGSGKSTLINDTLFPIAQRQLNGGELNEPAPYREIQGLEHFDKVIDIDQSPIGRTPRSNPATYTGVFTPIRELFAGVPEARSRGYNPGRFSFNVRGGRCEACQGDGVIKVEMHFLPDIYVPCDQCKGKRYNRETLEIKYKGKSIHEVLEMTIEDAREFFDAIPALARKLQTLIDVGLSYIRLGQSATTLSGGEAQRVKLARELSKRGTGQTLYILDEPTTGLHFADIQQLLEVLHQLRDQGNTIVVIEHNLDVIKTADWIVDLGPEGGSGGGEILVSGTPETVAQCEQSHTARFLKPILDRG, encoded by the coding sequence ATGGATAAGATAGAAATTCGTGGTGCCCGAACCCATAACCTGAAGAACATTAACCTGGTGATTCCGCGCGATAAACTGATTGTCGTGACCGGGTTATCGGGTTCCGGCAAATCCTCGCTGGCGTTTGACACGCTGTATGCCGAAGGGCAGCGCCGTTATGTCGAGTCGCTGTCAGCTTATGCGCGTCAGTTCCTGTCGCTGATGGAAAAACCGGATGTAGACCACATCGAAGGGCTGTCGCCCGCCATTTCCATCGAGCAGAAATCCACATCGCATAACCCGCGGTCTACCGTGGGCACCATTACTGAAATTCATGATTACCTGCGTTTGCTGTTTGCCCGCGTCGGCGAGCCGCGTTGCCCGCAGCACGATATTCCGCTGGATGCCCAGACCGTCAGCCAGATGGTGGATAACGTGCTGGCCCAGCCGGAAGGCAAGCGGCTGATGCTGTTGGCACCTATCGTGAAAGATCGCAAAGGTGAACACACCAAGACACTGGAAAACCTGGCGACGCAGGGCTATATCCGTGCCCGCATCGACGGTGAAGTGTGCGATCTCTCCGATCCGCCGAAACTGGAATTGCAGAAAAAACACACCATCGACGTGGTGGTCGATCGTTTCAAGGTGCGTGAGGATCTGGCACAGCGCCTCGCTGAGTCATTTGAAACCGCACTGGAGCTTTCCGGGGGCTCCGTCGTGGTGGCGGACATGGATGACCCTCATGCGCCGGAACTGCTGTTCTCCGCCAATTTTGCCTGCCCGGTGTGCGGCTATAGCATGCATGAGCTGGAGCCGCGGCTGTTTTCCTTTAACAACCCGGCGGGAGCCTGCCCGAGCTGTGACGGGCTGGGCGTGCAGCAGTTTTTTGACCCGGCGCGCGTGGTGCAAAACGGCGAGCTGTCACTGGCCGGTGGCGCGATTCGCGGCTGGGATCGCCGCAATTTCTACTATTTTCAGATGCTGCGTTCGCTGGCAGAGCACTATGAGTTTGACGTTGAAGCGCCGTTCGACAGCCTTGGCGCATCGATTCAGAAAGTGATTCTGTACGGTTCCGGCAAAGAAAATATCGAATTTAAGTACATCAACGATCGCGGTGATACCTCGGTGCGCCGTCATCCGTTCGAAGGGGTGCTCAATAATATGGAGCGCCGCTACAAGGAAACCGAATCGACCGCGGTGCGCGAGGAACTGGCAAAGTTCATCAGCAACCGGCCCTGCGCCAGCTGTCACGGTACGCGTCTGCGTGAAGAGGCGCGCCACGTCTATGTGGAGCAGACCACGCTGCCGCAGATTGCCGACATGAGCATCGGCCATGCGCTGACCTTTTTCGAAAACATCAAACTGAGCGGCCAGCGGGCGAAAATCGCCGAAAAAGTGCTGAAAGAAATCGGCGACAGGCTGCGTTTTCTGGTTAACGTGGGGCTGAATTACCTGTCGCTGTCGCGCTCGGCGGAAACCTTGTCCGGCGGTGAGGCGCAGCGTATTCGTCTGGCCAGCCAGATTGGTGCCGGGCTGGTGGGCGTGATGTACGTGCTCGATGAGCCGTCTATCGGTTTGCACCAGCGCGACAACGAACGCCTGCTGGAAACCTTGATCCACCTGCGTAATCTCGGCAATACGGTTATCGTGGTGGAGCACGATGAAGATGCGATTCGCGCCGCTGACCACATTATCGATATTGGCCCCGGCGCAGGCGTGCACGGCGGGCAGGTGATCGCCGAAGGTACGGCAGCGCAGATCATGGCGACGCCGGAATCGCTGACCGGCCAGTTCCTGAGTGGCGCACGTAAAATCGAGATCCCGGCGCAGCGCGTACAGGGCGATCCCTCGAAGGTGTTAAAACTGATTGGCGCGCGCGGCAACAACCTCAAAGACGTGACCCTGACGCTGCCGGTCGGGCTGTTCACCTGTATTACCGGGGTGTCCGGCTCGGGGAAATCGACGCTGATTAACGATACACTGTTCCCGATTGCCCAGCGCCAGCTTAACGGCGGCGAGCTGAACGAACCGGCACCGTACCGCGAGATCCAGGGGCTGGAGCATTTCGACAAGGTGATTGACATCGATCAAAGCCCAATTGGCCGCACGCCGCGCTCCAACCCGGCCACCTACACCGGTGTGTTCACGCCGATCCGCGAATTGTTCGCCGGTGTGCCGGAAGCGCGCAGCCGTGGCTATAACCCCGGCCGTTTCAGTTTTAACGTGCGCGGCGGTCGCTGTGAAGCCTGCCAGGGCGATGGGGTGATCAAGGTGGAAATGCATTTTCTGCCAGATATTTACGTGCCCTGTGACCAGTGCAAAGGCAAACGCTATAACCGCGAAACGCTGGAGATCAAATACAAGGGCAAGAGCATCCATGAAGTGCTGGAGATGACCATCGAAGATGCCCGCGAGTTCTTTGATGCCATTCCGGCGCTGGCGCGTAAGCTGCAAACGCTAATCGACGTCGGTTTGTCTTACATCCGGCTGGGGCAGTCGGCCACCACCTTGTCCGGCGGCGAAGCACAGCGCGTGAAACTGGCGCGTGAGCTGTCAAAACGCGGCACCGGCCAGACGCTGTATATTCTGGACGAGCCGACCACCGGGCTGCACTTTGCCGACATCCAGCAACTGCTCGAGGTATTGCATCAGTTGCGTGACCAGGGCAACACCATTGTGGTGATTGAGCACAATCTGGATGTGATCAAAACCGCTGACTGGATTGTCGATCTGGGGCCGGAAGGGGGCAGCGGCGGCGGCGAGATTCTGGTGTCCGGCACGCCGGAAACGGTGGCGCAGTGCGAACAATCCCACACTGCCCGGTTCCTGAAACCGATTCTGGATCGGGGTTAG
- a CDS encoding single-stranded DNA-binding protein yields MASRGVNKVILIGNLGQDPEVRYMPNGGAVANLTLATSDSWRDKQTGEQKERTEWHRVALYGKLAEIAGEYLRKGSQVYIEGQLRTRKWQDQSGQDRYTTEVVVDVSGSMQMLGGRSGGGAPAGGNMGGGNMGNAMGGNAPQGGWGQPQQPQQANQFSGGAQSRPQQSAPMPGNEPPMDFDDDIPF; encoded by the coding sequence ATGGCCAGCAGAGGCGTTAACAAAGTGATTCTTATCGGCAATCTGGGTCAAGACCCGGAAGTTCGCTACATGCCGAACGGCGGCGCAGTCGCCAACCTGACTCTGGCCACGTCGGACAGCTGGCGCGATAAGCAAACCGGCGAGCAGAAAGAGCGCACCGAGTGGCACCGCGTAGCCCTTTACGGCAAGCTGGCAGAAATCGCCGGTGAATATCTGCGTAAAGGCTCTCAGGTGTATATCGAAGGCCAGTTGCGCACCCGCAAATGGCAGGATCAAAGTGGGCAAGACCGTTACACCACCGAAGTGGTGGTCGATGTTTCCGGCAGCATGCAGATGCTGGGTGGCCGCAGCGGCGGCGGGGCACCTGCGGGTGGCAACATGGGCGGCGGCAATATGGGTAACGCGATGGGCGGTAACGCGCCACAAGGTGGTTGGGGTCAACCGCAACAGCCGCAGCAAGCCAACCAGTTCAGCGGTGGTGCTCAGTCCCGGCCGCAGCAAAGCGCGCCGATGCCGGGCAACGAACCGCCAATGGATTTTGACGACGACATTCCGTTCTGA
- a CDS encoding secondary thiamine-phosphate synthase enzyme YjbQ — MWKQYDIRLKPRARGFHLITDDVLEPVTDLRNVKVGLLHVFICHTSASLTVNENADPTVRQDFENFFNQLVAEDEPYYRHTDEGSDDMPAHLKSSLLGSSLTLPVRNGRLHVGTWQGIYLCEHRNHGGSRSLVVTLQGE; from the coding sequence ATGTGGAAACAATACGATATTCGGCTTAAACCCCGCGCCCGTGGTTTTCATTTGATAACCGATGACGTGCTGGAGCCGGTGACAGATTTACGTAATGTGAAAGTCGGGCTGCTGCATGTGTTTATCTGCCACACGTCGGCGTCGTTGACGGTCAATGAAAATGCCGACCCCACGGTGCGCCAGGATTTCGAGAACTTCTTTAACCAGCTGGTGGCGGAAGACGAGCCTTATTATCGCCACACCGATGAAGGCAGTGATGATATGCCCGCGCACCTGAAAAGCAGCCTGCTTGGCAGCAGCCTGACGCTGCCGGTGCGCAACGGCCGGTTGCATGTTGGCACCTGGCAGGGCATTTACCTGTGTGAACACCGCAACCACGGCGGCAGCCGCTCGCTGGTGGTGACGTTACAGGGCGAATAA